Proteins co-encoded in one Candidatus Limnocylindrales bacterium genomic window:
- a CDS encoding OB-fold domain-containing protein, protein MAGIVSFGTYVPFHRIARNTIGAALGTAGGKGERSVASYDEDAVTMAVEAARDAFHGRDRSAIRALYFATTDPPYIEKLNAATIHAALDLPRDVRCLDVACSLRAGLGSFIAAAEAAAAGGQALAAMGDIRIGAPEGAAESGGGDAAAAFVMGNEDVVAEIEATYSETLEFLSSWRLPGERFSKGWEERFALTQGWGPLLTSAAKGLLGKAGVEASELAAVVVDAPNPRAVAAFVAQVRLSPQQVVDPRLDTIGHAGAAQVGIMLASALENASAGDRIAVFSVSDGVDAVLLRVTGAIAGRRPRHTVDGWVASKRADLPYTRLLKWRGILETEPPRRPDPERPAAPPSLRSQRWKYALAGSRCQECGTSHLPPQIVCVHCGASRRMEEVGFAEARAVVKTFAVDRLAFTPQPPMVAAVIDFEGGGRVQSELTDVEPEKVRIGDPVEMTFRRLFTADGVHNYFWKARPAR, encoded by the coding sequence ATGGCGGGAATCGTCTCCTTCGGTACCTACGTTCCCTTCCACCGCATCGCCCGCAACACCATCGGCGCAGCTTTGGGCACCGCCGGCGGCAAGGGCGAGCGCTCGGTGGCCTCCTACGACGAAGACGCGGTGACGATGGCGGTGGAAGCCGCGCGCGATGCGTTCCACGGCCGCGACCGCAGCGCCATCCGTGCGCTCTACTTCGCGACCACCGATCCGCCCTACATCGAGAAGCTGAACGCAGCGACGATCCACGCAGCGCTGGACCTGCCGCGCGACGTCCGCTGCCTCGACGTTGCGTGTTCGCTTCGCGCGGGTCTCGGGTCGTTCATCGCGGCCGCCGAGGCGGCTGCCGCCGGCGGTCAGGCTCTTGCCGCCATGGGCGACATTCGCATCGGCGCTCCCGAGGGCGCAGCAGAATCGGGCGGCGGCGACGCCGCCGCAGCGTTCGTGATGGGGAACGAGGATGTCGTTGCGGAGATAGAGGCCACGTATTCGGAAACGCTCGAATTTCTCTCCAGCTGGCGCCTTCCCGGTGAGCGCTTTTCGAAAGGCTGGGAAGAGCGATTCGCGCTGACGCAGGGCTGGGGTCCGCTGCTCACCAGCGCCGCCAAGGGCCTGCTCGGCAAGGCAGGGGTCGAGGCTTCCGAGCTTGCTGCCGTGGTCGTGGATGCTCCCAATCCACGAGCAGTGGCGGCTTTCGTCGCGCAGGTCCGGCTGTCGCCGCAGCAGGTCGTCGATCCCCGCCTCGATACCATCGGCCATGCGGGCGCCGCGCAGGTCGGAATCATGCTGGCCAGCGCGCTCGAGAACGCCAGTGCCGGCGATCGTATCGCCGTCTTCTCGGTATCCGACGGAGTCGATGCCGTCCTGCTGCGCGTCACCGGCGCCATCGCCGGCCGCCGTCCCCGTCACACCGTCGATGGCTGGGTGGCCTCCAAGCGCGCGGACCTTCCGTACACGCGGCTGCTGAAGTGGCGAGGCATCCTGGAGACCGAGCCGCCGCGGCGGCCCGATCCCGAGCGGCCGGCCGCTCCGCCATCGCTGCGGTCGCAGCGCTGGAAGTACGCGCTGGCCGGCAGCCGCTGCCAGGAGTGCGGCACCTCCCACCTGCCGCCGCAGATCGTATGCGTGCACTGCGGCGCCTCGCGCAGGATGGAGGAGGTCGGTTTTGCGGAGGCGCGCGCGGTGGTGAAGACCTTCGCGGTGGATCGCCTCGCGTTCACGCCGCAGCCTCCGATGGTGGCTGCCGTCATCGACTTCGAAGGCGGTGGCCGCGTCCAGAGCGAGCTGACCGACGTGGAGCCGGAAAAGGTCAGAATCGGGGACCCGGTGGAAATGACGTTCCGTCGCCTGTTTACGGCGGATGGCGTTCACAATTACTTTTGGAAGGCGCGGCCCGCGCGCTGA
- a CDS encoding transglutaminase-like domain-containing protein, which translates to MPQDATTLFADLVSRADSDIHLPAAALAIARIQYPHLDMDAYLGEVAELARSAARAVATADESDPLIPLHELLFEEYGFDGDRKSYYDPRNSFLNDVLERRRGIPITLSVLYLEAGRAAGIELEGVGFPGHFIVYHSTTGRYVDVYNQGRFLDRVAFMDLLRRQGIAPEAWRDDFLVPVSHTQMLSRMLNNLRRHYTQEGNQRALLTVAEMTHVLEAAREQGRGSMVQ; encoded by the coding sequence ATGCCTCAAGACGCGACGACCTTGTTTGCCGACCTCGTCAGCCGGGCCGACAGCGACATCCATTTGCCTGCGGCTGCGCTGGCCATCGCGCGCATCCAGTATCCGCACCTGGACATGGACGCCTACCTCGGCGAGGTCGCCGAGCTGGCCCGATCGGCCGCGCGGGCCGTGGCGACGGCGGACGAATCGGATCCGCTCATTCCGCTCCACGAACTGCTCTTCGAGGAGTACGGCTTCGACGGCGACCGCAAGAGCTACTACGACCCGCGCAACAGCTTCCTGAACGACGTGCTGGAACGGCGGCGCGGCATTCCGATCACGCTCTCGGTGCTGTACCTGGAAGCCGGTCGGGCGGCCGGTATCGAGCTGGAAGGGGTCGGCTTTCCCGGCCACTTCATCGTCTACCATTCCACCACCGGCCGTTACGTGGACGTCTACAACCAGGGCCGTTTCCTGGACCGCGTGGCGTTCATGGATCTCCTGCGCCGCCAGGGGATCGCGCCCGAGGCGTGGCGCGACGACTTCCTCGTGCCCGTGTCGCACACGCAGATGCTGTCGCGCATGCTCAACAACCTTCGCCGTCACTATACGCAGGAAGGAAACCAGCGCGCGCTGCTGACGGTCGCCGAGATGACGCACGTCCTGGAGGCGGCTAGGGAGCAGGGACGAGGATCGATGGTGCAGTAG
- a CDS encoding SDR family NAD(P)-dependent oxidoreductase encodes MAKLTRLSRSVAGRVVLITGAASGMGRATAHLFADEGARVAVTDIGASRVDAVVSEIRACGGTAEGWEMDVCDGAAVARAVDQVAATLGGLDIVVNNAGAALLSPIDAEDFETTWQRSIDILLTGQTRVVRAALPHLRKSDAPRIVNIASTEGLGATRFASPYTAAKHGVIGLTRALAVELGSQGITVNCIAPGPIRTAMTEAIPEEHKAIFARRRTCLGRYGDPEEVAHATLSFCLPAASFITGTVLTVDGGLMIRNA; translated from the coding sequence ATGGCGAAGCTGACCAGGCTCAGTCGATCGGTTGCCGGCCGCGTGGTGCTGATCACCGGCGCCGCCAGCGGCATGGGCCGTGCGACGGCCCATCTCTTCGCCGATGAGGGCGCGCGCGTGGCGGTCACCGACATCGGCGCGTCGCGCGTCGACGCGGTGGTCTCGGAGATTCGCGCCTGCGGCGGCACGGCCGAAGGCTGGGAGATGGACGTATGCGACGGTGCCGCCGTGGCGCGAGCCGTCGATCAGGTCGCGGCGACGCTCGGCGGCCTCGACATCGTCGTCAACAACGCCGGCGCAGCGCTTCTGTCGCCGATCGATGCCGAGGACTTCGAGACGACCTGGCAGCGATCCATCGACATCCTGCTGACGGGACAGACGCGAGTGGTGCGAGCTGCATTGCCGCATCTTCGCAAGTCGGACGCGCCGCGCATCGTCAACATCGCGTCCACCGAGGGCCTCGGCGCCACCAGATTCGCCTCGCCGTACACGGCGGCCAAGCACGGCGTCATCGGGCTGACGCGTGCCCTGGCCGTCGAGCTCGGCAGCCAGGGCATCACGGTCAACTGCATCGCTCCCGGCCCGATCCGCACGGCCATGACCGAGGCCATTCCCGAAGAGCACAAGGCGATCTTCGCGCGCCGCCGCACCTGCCTCGGCCGCTACGGCGATCCGGAAGAAGTCGCCCACGCCACGCTCAGCTTCTGCCTGCCGGCGGCATCGTTCATCACCGGGACCGTGCTGACGGTGGACGGTGGCTTGATGATCCGCAATGCGTGA
- a CDS encoding HEAT repeat domain-containing protein: MSDSDSSEPSLRQLDGESAGELRAVLAALEGGAIAVDREAAARLVELLGHASKEVRRRAAGALATAAANDAVDVELVRAALRDPCSMRRFGAAFALARAGRTEAAITEAAVEALGDDDGDVRWAAAGIVCSAAASDAALKSRLYELSSCDKVERRKMALYCLRDLGETDPARFLPALGDHDPNVRMAALAGIGRAGNAAEHVIDALIALARADGVAGVRRAAVGVLGMVGLHSVRARQALEKFCDDPDANAARAARAALARYESTRG, translated from the coding sequence GTGTCCGACTCCGACTCGTCCGAACCGTCGTTGCGGCAGCTCGATGGCGAAAGCGCCGGCGAGCTGCGCGCGGTGCTCGCGGCGCTGGAGGGCGGCGCCATCGCTGTCGATCGCGAGGCCGCGGCTCGTCTCGTCGAGCTGCTCGGGCACGCCAGCAAGGAAGTTCGTCGGCGTGCCGCGGGCGCACTGGCCACCGCCGCAGCCAACGATGCGGTGGATGTCGAGCTGGTGCGTGCCGCCTTGCGCGATCCCTGCTCGATGCGCCGGTTCGGGGCGGCGTTCGCACTGGCCAGGGCGGGCCGCACCGAGGCGGCGATCACCGAGGCTGCAGTCGAAGCCCTCGGTGACGACGACGGTGACGTGCGCTGGGCCGCCGCCGGCATCGTCTGCTCGGCCGCGGCGTCCGACGCCGCGCTGAAATCGCGTCTGTACGAGCTGAGCAGCTGCGACAAGGTCGAACGCCGAAAGATGGCGCTGTACTGTCTGCGCGATCTCGGCGAGACCGACCCGGCCCGGTTCCTGCCCGCGCTCGGTGATCACGATCCGAACGTGCGCATGGCGGCGCTGGCCGGCATCGGCCGCGCCGGAAACGCCGCCGAGCACGTGATCGATGCGCTCATCGCCCTGGCACGCGCCGACGGTGTTGCCGGCGTGCGGCGCGCCGCCGTCGGCGTGCTCGGAATGGTCGGCCTGCACAGCGTGCGCGCGCGACAGGCGCTCGAGAAGTTCTGTGACGACCCGGACGCCAACGCGGCGCGCGCGGCGCGAGCGGCGCTGGCAAGGTACGAATCGACTCGAGGATAG
- a CDS encoding sialidase family protein, protein MNPRLFLVAALLGLLLPASQALALISFGAPGALNSTAAADSDDQANEDVDAQPDVASDGIATWVSVWSSDNSLGGTIGADSDILFARSADDGATWSSASALFSGAATDGVASDTEPRVAASTSGVWVAVFASTTNLAGGSGDLDVFFSRSTDNGGTWSNPARLNSDGASDGILDQDFQPSIATDGAGKWVAVWKLQALGGPTFNQTYYSVSTNNGFSWSSQLPLGSQQTANIGLGQGTDVVFNGSDFVAVWGSTDDVSGNGIDGDILYAIIDGGTLTAGAEGVLNSNGGTDSGADIYPSLAVDGTTVVATWQSNENLSGSGTDSDILVSRSTTGGSSWSAVTLLADNAISDIGADERPSVATDGEEFIVVWGSDDPLGKLTKTDGDILTVRSSDGGVSWTSVAPLASTAGKDKGADSLPAIAADGNSDTWAVVWESTDTLFNTLGVDEDILFSHAEQNCPSAPVAAATCFEPTQAGASSLTIKENGAKDSLGWKWNKGQDVDKAADLADPLTTADYVFCLYDETGETPTLIAELDVPAGGNCFSKPCWKETTTGYSYKHKYGSASGMSVFAGTGGKAKASVKAKTGFAAPSLPLDQDSQVSARLHNLSNSKCFAAEFSGNAANDAGLFKAKSD, encoded by the coding sequence ATGAATCCACGCCTTTTTCTCGTGGCCGCGCTGCTCGGCCTTCTCCTGCCCGCCAGCCAGGCGCTCGCACTGATCTCCTTTGGCGCGCCAGGCGCGCTCAACAGCACCGCCGCCGCCGACTCCGACGACCAGGCCAATGAGGACGTCGATGCCCAGCCCGATGTTGCGAGCGACGGCATCGCGACGTGGGTTTCCGTTTGGAGCTCGGACAACTCGCTGGGCGGAACGATCGGCGCCGACTCCGACATCCTCTTCGCCCGGTCTGCCGATGACGGCGCCACCTGGAGCAGCGCCTCCGCCCTGTTCAGCGGCGCAGCCACCGACGGCGTTGCTTCCGATACCGAGCCGCGGGTGGCGGCGAGCACGTCGGGCGTTTGGGTGGCGGTGTTCGCATCCACGACCAATCTGGCCGGGGGCAGCGGCGACCTCGACGTCTTCTTCTCCCGATCCACCGACAACGGCGGAACGTGGAGCAACCCGGCCCGGCTCAACTCCGACGGCGCTTCGGACGGAATTCTCGACCAGGACTTCCAGCCCTCCATCGCCACCGACGGGGCCGGGAAATGGGTCGCCGTGTGGAAGCTGCAGGCGCTCGGCGGCCCCACCTTCAATCAGACCTACTACAGCGTCTCGACCAACAACGGGTTTTCCTGGTCGTCGCAGCTTCCGCTCGGCTCCCAACAGACGGCCAACATCGGGCTGGGGCAGGGCACGGACGTGGTGTTCAACGGGAGCGACTTCGTTGCGGTGTGGGGAAGCACCGACGACGTCAGCGGCAACGGCATCGACGGCGACATCCTCTACGCGATCATCGATGGCGGCACCCTGACCGCCGGGGCCGAGGGCGTGCTCAACAGCAACGGCGGCACCGACAGCGGCGCCGACATCTATCCGTCGCTCGCCGTCGACGGCACCACCGTCGTCGCCACCTGGCAGTCCAACGAGAATCTCTCGGGGTCGGGGACCGACTCCGACATCCTCGTCTCGCGATCGACCACGGGGGGCAGCTCCTGGTCGGCCGTCACCTTGCTCGCCGACAACGCCATCTCCGATATCGGCGCGGACGAACGCCCGAGCGTAGCCACCGACGGCGAAGAGTTCATCGTCGTGTGGGGGTCGGACGATCCGCTGGGCAAGCTGACCAAGACCGATGGAGACATCCTGACGGTGCGCTCGAGCGACGGCGGCGTGTCCTGGACGAGCGTTGCGCCGCTGGCCTCGACGGCCGGCAAGGACAAGGGAGCCGACAGCCTGCCGGCCATCGCCGCCGACGGGAACAGCGACACCTGGGCCGTGGTCTGGGAGTCCACCGACACGCTGTTCAACACGCTCGGCGTCGACGAGGACATCCTGTTCTCGCACGCGGAGCAGAACTGTCCCTCCGCTCCGGTTGCCGCCGCCACCTGCTTCGAGCCGACGCAGGCCGGCGCCTCCTCTCTCACCATCAAGGAGAACGGCGCCAAGGACTCGCTGGGCTGGAAGTGGAACAAGGGCCAGGATGTGGACAAGGCTGCGGACCTGGCCGACCCGCTGACGACCGCGGACTATGTCTTCTGCCTCTACGACGAGACGGGCGAGACGCCGACCCTGATCGCCGAGCTGGACGTTCCCGCCGGCGGCAACTGCTTCTCCAAGCCGTGCTGGAAGGAGACGACGACCGGTTACTCCTACAAGCACAAGTACGGGTCGGCCAGCGGCATGAGCGTGTTCGCCGGCACCGGCGGGAAGGCCAAGGCCAGCGTCAAGGCAAAGACCGGATTCGCTGCGCCCAGCCTGCCGCTGGATCAGGACAGCCAGGTCAGCGCGCGGCTGCACAACCTCAGCAACAGCAAGTGCTTCGCTGCCGAGTTCTCAGGCAACGCGGCAAACGACGCCGGACTCTTCAAGGCAAAGTCCGACTAG
- a CDS encoding crotonase/enoyl-CoA hydratase family protein, with amino-acid sequence MVDFETRGNVAILTINRPEARNAVNGEVARGIESGLDRLESDESLWVGILAGNGPVFCAGADLKAINSGQAAELATARGGFGGLVARQRTKPLIAAVDGPALAGGTELCLACDMIVASTQARFGVPEVKRSLAAAAGALFRLPRVLPRNVANFLVATGEPISSEECARYGMVNVLCEPGQALQKAIELAQLVAKNAPLAVRESMAVMRECALADDETGFRRSTQAMMTLAQTEDFWEGPRAFIEKRDPVWKGK; translated from the coding sequence GTGGTCGACTTCGAAACTCGCGGCAACGTCGCCATCCTCACCATCAACCGCCCCGAGGCACGAAACGCCGTCAACGGCGAAGTCGCTCGTGGCATCGAATCGGGACTCGACCGTCTCGAATCCGACGAGAGCCTGTGGGTCGGCATTCTTGCTGGCAACGGGCCGGTCTTCTGCGCCGGCGCCGATCTCAAAGCCATCAATTCGGGGCAGGCTGCGGAGCTGGCGACGGCCAGAGGCGGCTTCGGCGGCCTGGTCGCGCGGCAGCGCACCAAGCCGCTGATTGCCGCCGTCGACGGCCCGGCGCTGGCCGGCGGCACCGAGCTGTGTCTGGCGTGCGACATGATCGTTGCCAGCACACAGGCTCGCTTCGGCGTCCCCGAGGTGAAGCGGTCGCTGGCTGCGGCGGCCGGTGCGCTCTTCCGGCTTCCGCGCGTGCTGCCGCGCAACGTCGCCAATTTCCTCGTCGCCACCGGCGAGCCCATCTCCTCCGAAGAATGTGCGCGCTACGGAATGGTCAATGTCCTGTGTGAGCCGGGACAGGCTCTGCAGAAGGCGATCGAGCTGGCCCAGCTCGTGGCGAAGAACGCGCCGCTGGCGGTGCGCGAGAGCATGGCCGTCATGCGCGAGTGCGCACTGGCGGACGACGAAACCGGCTTCCGCCGCTCGACTCAGGCGATGATGACGCTGGCGCAGACCGAGGATTTCTGGGAAGGCCCGCGTGCCTTCATCGAGAAGCGCGATCCGGTGTGGAAGGGGAAGTGA
- a CDS encoding acetyl-CoA acetyltransferase: MASNGIRDRVAIVGMGCTAFGEHWNRSLDDLLVEAAEAAYASAGVDRDRVDAYWLGTMGNLSGLTLSEPLKIQYKPVTHVENYCATGSEALRNACYAVASGAYDCVMAIGVEKLKDSGFSGLVVTPPPSDGTAAAMTAPAQFSLLAPAYFKKYGLDDETGKEVLSRIAYKNHANGAKNPKAQFRKEVPLEQIRCSPRVADPLGIMDCSGVSDGSAAAIVVRAEDAHKYTDRPIFIKALSFIAGPAAGPLSQDYDFTSFPEVVASAHDAYRQAGVRNPAEEISMAEVHDCFTPTELVLYEDLGFAERGGAWRSVLNGDFDLDGRLPVNPDGGLKSFGHPIGASGLRMMYEMWLQLRGEAGPRQIKDPKLGLTHNLGGAPGRCVSFVSVVGR; encoded by the coding sequence ATGGCAAGCAACGGCATCAGGGATCGGGTCGCCATCGTCGGCATGGGCTGCACCGCCTTCGGCGAGCACTGGAACCGCAGCCTCGATGATCTTCTGGTGGAGGCGGCCGAAGCCGCCTATGCCAGCGCCGGCGTCGACCGCGATCGCGTCGACGCCTACTGGCTCGGGACCATGGGCAACCTTTCGGGGCTGACTCTGTCGGAGCCGCTCAAGATCCAGTACAAGCCCGTCACCCACGTCGAGAACTACTGCGCCACCGGCTCCGAAGCGCTGCGCAACGCGTGCTACGCCGTGGCATCGGGTGCCTACGACTGCGTCATGGCCATCGGAGTCGAGAAGCTGAAGGACTCGGGCTTCTCCGGCCTCGTCGTGACGCCGCCGCCCAGCGACGGGACCGCGGCGGCGATGACGGCGCCCGCGCAATTCTCGCTACTTGCGCCGGCATACTTCAAGAAATACGGGCTTGATGACGAGACCGGCAAGGAGGTGCTGTCGCGCATCGCGTACAAGAACCACGCGAACGGCGCCAAGAACCCCAAGGCCCAGTTCCGCAAGGAAGTGCCGCTCGAGCAGATCCGCTGCTCGCCGCGCGTGGCCGATCCGCTCGGGATCATGGACTGCTCGGGCGTCAGCGACGGTTCGGCGGCGGCCATCGTCGTGCGCGCCGAAGACGCGCACAAGTACACGGACCGGCCGATCTTCATCAAGGCCCTGTCCTTCATCGCGGGCCCGGCGGCCGGGCCGTTGTCGCAGGACTACGACTTCACCAGCTTCCCCGAGGTGGTCGCTTCGGCCCACGACGCCTACAGGCAGGCGGGAGTCCGTAACCCGGCCGAAGAGATCTCGATGGCCGAGGTGCACGACTGCTTCACGCCCACCGAGCTCGTGCTCTATGAAGATCTCGGATTCGCCGAGCGCGGCGGCGCCTGGCGCTCGGTCCTCAACGGCGACTTCGATCTGGACGGTCGCCTGCCGGTGAACCCGGACGGGGGCCTGAAATCCTTCGGACATCCCATCGGCGCCTCCGGGCTGCGCATGATGTACGAGATGTGGCTCCAACTGCGCGGAGAAGCCGGGCCGCGGCAGATCAAGGACCCGAAGCTCGGGCTGACGCACAATCTGGGCGGCGCACCTGGCCGCTGCGTAAGCTTCGTCTCGGTCGTCGGTCGCTGA
- a CDS encoding glucose 1-dehydrogenase, whose product MATTNLFDLSGKVALITGGSRGLGRQMALAFAEAGADVAVASRKREACEAAAQEIEARGVRALAVACHVGHWQSLPELVNAVFERFGRIDVLVNNAGMSPLYPSLDQVGEELWDKVLAVNLKGPFRLSALVAPRMAAGEGGCIINVSSIAAIRPSPMEAPYAAAKAGLEAITIAFAHAYGPKVRVNAIQAGPFLTDISKAWPPEIERAVTSRAALGRAGDPSEIVGAAMYLASAASSFTTGAVLRVDGGQP is encoded by the coding sequence GTGGCAACGACGAACCTTTTCGATCTGAGCGGCAAGGTCGCTCTCATCACCGGAGGCAGCCGCGGCCTCGGCCGTCAGATGGCGCTCGCCTTTGCCGAAGCGGGGGCCGATGTGGCCGTCGCCAGCCGCAAGCGCGAGGCGTGCGAGGCGGCCGCGCAGGAGATCGAGGCACGCGGCGTGCGCGCGCTGGCCGTTGCTTGTCACGTCGGGCATTGGCAGTCGCTGCCGGAGCTGGTGAATGCCGTCTTCGAACGCTTCGGCCGGATCGATGTGCTCGTCAACAACGCCGGCATGTCGCCGCTGTATCCTTCGCTCGATCAGGTCGGCGAAGAGCTGTGGGACAAGGTGCTGGCGGTCAACCTCAAGGGGCCGTTCCGACTTTCGGCGCTGGTGGCGCCGCGAATGGCGGCGGGGGAGGGCGGCTGCATCATCAACGTCAGCAGCATCGCCGCCATTCGTCCTTCTCCGATGGAAGCGCCGTACGCGGCCGCGAAGGCAGGCCTGGAGGCAATCACGATCGCGTTCGCGCACGCCTACGGCCCGAAGGTCCGTGTCAACGCGATCCAGGCCGGCCCGTTCCTGACCGACATCTCCAAGGCCTGGCCGCCGGAGATCGAGCGCGCCGTCACTTCGCGTGCGGCGCTCGGCCGCGCGGGCGATCCGAGCGAGATCGTCGGAGCGGCGATGTACCTTGCATCGGCGGCATCGAGCTTTACCACCGGCGCCGTGCTGCGTGTCGACGGCGGTCAGCCGTGA
- a CDS encoding phosphotransferase family protein translates to MSERERVDPFDAPAPQETAPVRSGEDLDWHRLQAYLREQLPELSGPFAVEQFPHGAANLTYLLRFGDTELVLRRPPFGVLAPGAHDMRREHRVLSRLWRHFDRAPRAYLFCDDHSVAGADFFVMERRCGEVIRGVIPPSMREHADVGRRIGFALVDAMAELHLLDPVACELSDLGKPAGFVERQVGGWKHRWDLVKGDHADPQMDRIHARLAAAIPPAQRVSIVHNDLKLDNCQFDARDPDRVTAFFDWDMTTLGDPLIDLGTLLNYWPDPADPPSAPRAQHPGMERMGLPTRDQVVERYARRVGLEVSQAGWYEAFALWKTVVVLQQLHNRWLRGESTDPRMSQIAAAVPGMVAAASARLDELGL, encoded by the coding sequence ATGAGCGAGCGGGAACGAGTCGATCCGTTCGATGCGCCTGCGCCGCAGGAGACCGCGCCCGTGCGCAGCGGCGAGGATCTCGACTGGCACAGGCTTCAGGCTTATCTGCGCGAGCAGCTTCCGGAGCTGAGCGGTCCTTTTGCGGTGGAGCAGTTCCCGCACGGCGCCGCCAATCTCACCTACCTGCTGCGCTTCGGCGACACCGAGCTGGTGCTGCGGCGGCCGCCGTTCGGCGTGCTGGCGCCGGGCGCGCACGACATGCGGCGCGAGCACCGCGTGCTGTCACGCCTGTGGCGACACTTCGATCGGGCGCCGCGCGCATATCTGTTCTGCGACGACCACTCCGTGGCCGGCGCGGATTTCTTCGTCATGGAGCGCCGTTGCGGCGAGGTGATCCGAGGAGTGATCCCGCCCTCGATGCGCGAGCATGCCGACGTCGGCCGCCGCATCGGCTTCGCGCTGGTGGATGCGATGGCCGAGCTGCACCTGCTCGACCCGGTCGCCTGCGAGCTTTCGGATCTGGGCAAGCCCGCTGGGTTCGTGGAGCGGCAGGTGGGCGGCTGGAAGCACCGCTGGGATCTGGTCAAGGGAGACCACGCCGACCCGCAGATGGATCGCATCCATGCGCGCCTTGCCGCTGCCATTCCGCCGGCGCAGCGCGTCTCCATCGTTCATAACGATCTGAAGCTCGACAACTGTCAGTTCGATGCGCGCGATCCGGACAGGGTGACCGCCTTCTTCGACTGGGACATGACCACGCTCGGCGATCCGCTGATCGATCTGGGAACGCTTCTCAACTACTGGCCCGATCCGGCCGATCCGCCTTCGGCTCCGCGCGCGCAGCATCCGGGAATGGAACGGATGGGGTTGCCCACGCGAGACCAGGTCGTCGAACGATATGCGAGGCGGGTGGGGCTCGAGGTCAGCCAGGCGGGCTGGTACGAGGCGTTCGCTCTGTGGAAGACGGTGGTCGTGCTGCAGCAGCTGCACAATCGATGGCTGCGCGGCGAGTCCACCGATCCGCGCATGTCGCAGATTGCGGCGGCTGTTCCCGGCATGGTCGCCGCCGCATCGGCGCGCCTGGACGAGCTGGGCTTGTGA
- a CDS encoding nitroreductase family protein translates to MNGGDAGSDAECIDVATIGEDVPLLEGIRTTRAIRRLRPDPVPRELIRKVVEAGTFAPSGGNRQPWIFIAVTEAERRAWIAARYRRAFDEYIAPAVEAARSPDYPRHKRANMESAIYLAEHFAEVPVHLVVAGWTRRAEPQVQALFPAIQNILLACRAVGLGACLTTMQLAFHRELDEYLGLQPSQPSAALIPIGWPMIPYKRPQRRPVDDCLHWEKLVTSPSTPDRASR, encoded by the coding sequence GTGAACGGCGGCGACGCAGGCAGCGACGCCGAATGCATCGACGTCGCAACCATCGGCGAAGACGTGCCGCTTCTCGAAGGTATCCGCACCACGCGGGCGATCCGGCGACTGCGGCCCGATCCGGTGCCGCGCGAGCTCATCCGCAAGGTCGTGGAGGCCGGCACGTTCGCGCCGAGCGGCGGCAACCGGCAGCCGTGGATCTTCATCGCGGTGACGGAGGCCGAACGCCGCGCGTGGATCGCAGCGCGATACCGCCGCGCGTTCGATGAGTACATCGCGCCGGCCGTGGAAGCGGCGCGGTCGCCGGACTACCCGCGCCACAAACGCGCCAACATGGAATCGGCGATCTATCTGGCCGAACACTTCGCCGAGGTCCCCGTGCATCTGGTGGTGGCGGGTTGGACGCGCCGCGCAGAGCCGCAGGTGCAGGCGCTGTTTCCGGCGATCCAGAACATCCTGCTGGCATGCCGCGCCGTCGGGCTCGGCGCGTGCCTGACGACGATGCAGCTCGCGTTCCATCGCGAGCTCGACGAGTACCTCGGTCTGCAGCCTTCTCAGCCCTCGGCAGCGCTCATTCCGATCGGATGGCCGATGATTCCGTACAAGCGCCCGCAGCGCAGACCCGTCGACGACTGCCTGCACTGGGAGAAGCTCGTCACTTCCCCTTCCACACCGGATCGCGCTTCTCGATGA
- a CDS encoding nuclear transport factor 2 family protein: MSDYSREEIMAAHARRMSFQDADDWEGFGQCFTNDAVYVEHHEGTFRGRNAILAWLVPIMERCKGWTFPIEWVCVDGNRLVYKWWNRLPGQRPDGSFYEFSGVSICEYAGDNQWSYQEDIYNFEETMRVLGEWSSRD, from the coding sequence ATGAGCGACTACTCGCGCGAAGAGATCATGGCTGCCCACGCCCGTCGCATGAGCTTTCAGGACGCCGACGACTGGGAAGGCTTCGGCCAGTGCTTCACGAACGATGCCGTCTACGTCGAGCACCACGAGGGAACGTTTCGCGGCCGCAACGCCATCCTGGCCTGGCTCGTGCCCATCATGGAACGGTGCAAGGGCTGGACCTTCCCCATCGAATGGGTCTGCGTGGACGGTAATCGATTGGTCTACAAGTGGTGGAACCGCCTGCCTGGCCAGCGCCCCGACGGAAGCTTCTACGAGTTCTCCGGCGTCTCGATCTGCGAGTATGCGGGCGACAACCAGTGGTCGTATCAGGAGGACATCTACAATTTCGAGGAGACGATGCGCGTGCTCGGCGAATGGTCCTCCCGCGATTGA